The nucleotide window TTCTGTGGTATAATGGGCAAAAGATTCATGTTTGGTAATTTCGTTCAGCACTTGTGTGCCGCTGACTATACATTTGAATTGGGCGTTAGATTTTTTAAGCTCTTCGATAAGCCAGTTTATTTGCGTTTTGCCAAACATTTCACCGGAGGGGCCATCTTGGGGAGTTCGATAATAGCGACCATCTAAGCAAAAAAAGTCAATTACTCCCATAGAAAAAGTAAAGTAGTTTTCTGAACCTTGATTGGGTTGTTTTGGGTTTGGCCAAAATTGGTGAAATACTTTTAGTGAATTATCTTTTTTATTAAAGTCTCCATTGCCATCATTGGGGCCAAAGTCGTGGTCATCCCAAATAGCGAATTGTCTATGTGGCCTTAACGCATTGTTTACCACACGGGTTCTCCGCATAGACACATTGCGTAGATACATCCGCTTGTAGTTTTTCCAATAATATCCCGGCAGGTAATAAACGTTATCCCCTAACCACAAAAAATTTGTAGGTGGTTCTTTGGCAATTTGGCGTAACGTTCCACGATTGGTAAAAGCATTGAGTGGAGAAAAAAAACCTTTTCCAATATACATACAACTTCCCAAAAGCATTGTAACGGTATCTTCATGGTTCGAGTTAGGCGTTGAAAACGAACATATTTGGGGCTGTTTTTTTCCGTCAATAGAAAAGGATACAGAATATTTTGTTGCTGGTTTTAGGTTTTTTAGGGTAAAAATAATAGCCGGTTTTTTAACCGGAAAAAGTTCTTGGTTAATGGGAAGGCTATACTGCTCAATTGTTTGTCCATTTTCCTGCAATATGGCTTCGGCAGCAGTACCACATTTTTTGAGTAAAACCCAAAGATAGGCTTGCTCGGTAGTAACCTGACCCAGATAGGGCCCAGAAATAATTTGAGATTCTACTTTAAGATAAGAGCCTAAAAATATGATAATAAGTATTTTGCAAAATATTATTTTCCTTTCCATTTTGGATTTCGTTTTTCTATGAATGCATTCATACCTTCTTTTTGGTCTTCGGAGGCAAACAGTAAGTAGAAGTTTTTTCGTTCAAAGAACAATCCTTCTTCTAATGAGGTTTCAAAAGATTTCAGAACAGCTTCTTTGGCTAATTGGCAGGCTAAAGGAGGTTGTTTGGCTATGGTTGTTGCGAGGGATATAGCTTCTTGGAGGTATAGTTCTACGGGAACGATTTTGGTGATTAGGCCGGCTTGAAATGCTTCTTGTGCGGATATAAAACGTCCTGTGAGTACCATTTCCATTGCTTTGGCTTTTCCGATAGCGCGGGTAAGCCGTTGTGTACCGCCGGCGCCCGGCATCACTCCTATTTTTATTTCTGGCTGGCCGAACTGTGCTGTTTCGCTGGCTACTATCATATCACAGAGCATTGCCAGCTCACATCCGCCTCCCAATGCAAAGCCGGAAACCGCCGCTATAATGGGTTTCTTAACCCGCTTGATTTTATCCCAAACAGAAAATTGGTCTAAAATCAGCATATCAACAGCACCGCGCCCTGACATCTGCTTAATATCAGCACCGGCAGCAAAAGACTTTTCGTTTCCGGTAATTATGATACAATGAACGTTTTCAGTTTTATCTAATTGTTGGCAGGCATCGGCCAATTCTGCCATTAATTCTGTATTTAGGGCATTGTATTCTTTGGGGCGATTCAAGCGAATTAAAGCGACATTGGCTGATATTTCTTTTTCAACAATAATAAATTGATAATTCATAGTTACTAATGGGTAGCAAAGTTACGTATCTTTGCGCTTTAAATACGTTTTCTTTGGATTTAGAACCACATGTTTCTGTATTAATTCTAAATTATAACGGTAGAAATTGGTTAGAGCGTTTTTTGCCCAGTGCTTTGGCTACAAAGTATTCTAACTTTTCTGTTATTGTGGCTGATAATGCTTCTACTGATGATAGTTGTGCTTGGTTGGAAACCACTTATCCCGCCGTTCGGTTGATTAAATTGGCTAAAAACTACGGTTTTGCGACTGGAAATAACTTAGCGGCAGCCCAGATAGATTCTCCGTATATTGTTTTTTTAAACAGTGATGTAGAAGTGGATTCGGCGTGGTTAGCTCCACTGGTAAAGCGAATGGAAGCTATGCCTAAACTGGCTGCTATACAGCCCAAGATTCGCAGTTTTTATGAAAAAGAAAACTTTGAATATGCAGGTGCTGCCGGAGGATTTATTGACGAATTAGGCTATCCTTTGTGCCGAGGAAGAATGGTAAACATTTGCGAGCGCGACAACGGGCAGTATGATGATTTTAGGACTATCTTTTGGGCTGGTGGTGCCTGTATCTTGGTTAGAAAGTCTGTAATTGCCGAAATAGGGCTTTTTGAGGGGTATTTTTTTGCGCATCAAGAAGAAATAGATTTTTGCTGGCGTGCCCAGTTAGCTGGTTATCAAATTGCAGTAGAGCCACTTAGCCTCGTTTTTCATGTAGGGGGTGGTACTTTGGCACAGCAATCTCCTCGTAAATCATTTTTAAATTTTAGAAATAACTTGATGATGATTGCGCGGCTGTATCCGGCTCCGCAGGTTTTTTTCTTACTGTTTTTTCGGCTATGCTTAGACGGTTTAGCCGGCTTTGTTTCTTTGATAAAACTTAACTATCAGCAAACACTTGCTATTCTTCAAGCTCATTTTGCCTTTTATGGGCAATTTTCAGCCATATTTCGTTTTAGAAAGCAGTTTAGATACCCCAGAAGACCTCTTCGCGAGCTAACCGGCGTTTACAAAGGTTGGTTCTTGATTCATTTTTTCCTGCTGAATACCAAAGTATTTTCAAAACTTCCGCCAAAAAGGCTAAAAAACTGACCCTGAAAACCTCCAAAATTTCGTATTATTTCATAAGATACCTTTCTAAATATAAAGAAGGAATCAAGGCTAAGATGCCGTCTGCTAACTCTGACGGAGCTAATTTTTGGCAGCTTGCTAATTGAGGGTAAATATTTTTGGCGCTTTCTTGAACCAAAAAGTATCCCGCAACGAAGCAAAATAGGTCAAAAAAAAGCTGTTTTTGCTTGAAACTTACCTCTTGGTAAGGGGGAATTTCTAACTCAAATGTGAGTCCGGCAAAGTTATTTTTAGCTTCAAATACTAAAAACTGGATTAGTTCCGGCTGTTTTTGGTGAATATCTTCAATTTCTTGCAAGCAAGCAGTAACCTTAGTTTTGGTGCTGGTATGCTCGGCAGCAAACGCTTGGTAAACAGGCTGTAACTGACTTATAGCATAGTTAACTGCCTCTTGGTAAAGTAGTTCTTTACTTTTAAAGTGATAATGTAATAACGCTTTACTGATTCCGGCTTCATCTGCAATAGCCTGCATACGTGCGCCCACAAAGCCTTCCCTTAGAAATGCCTTTCGGGAGGCAGCTAATATCTGATTTCGGATAGGTTGTTCCATTTTTTAGGGTTGTAAAATCACCGCCACAAAACTAACCAATTAGTCAAAACAAAAAACAGAACACTGACCAATTGGCCAGTCGTTATCCCATAAGACTAACCAATTGGTCAGCCTTATATTCATACCTTGACTAATTGGTTAGTTTTGTTTTGTGTTTGCTGACTGCTTGGTTAGTGTTATCTTTGTGGTGTGTTAGATGTAATTATTACCCAAGACGGCTCTCCTACTGTGTTTGACCACTCAGTTCAAAGCCACTACCACTCCCTATCGGGTGCAATAGGAGAATCTAATCATGTGTTTATTCAAGGCAGCTACCTTCCTGAACTCCTTAAATACGGAAATGTGTATATCCTCGAAATTGGATTCGGAACAGGATTAAATTTTTTATTGTCTTATTATCAATTAGTTATAAATACAAAAAATAAAATTTTCTATACCGCTTTTGAGCCTGATTTGCTACCGGAATTACTTATGGCAGAATATTATCACTCTCTGCCTGCGTATTTGCCTAAGTTAGATGCCTTAACAACAATTTACCAAAGACCTATCTCTCCAACCATAACAGTTGATTTCTTTCCACTCGCAGAACTAACTGTTTTTTCATGCCCATTTTCAAAAGAACTAATTAAGAATCAACAATATGACTGTATTTTCTTAGATGCTTTTGACAGCAAAATATCTCCGGAGCTCTGGGACGAAGATGCTTTTTTAACCTATTTTGAATTGCTGAAAAACGGTGGCTGCTTAGTTAGCTACGGTATAACCGGACAAGTACAACGAATCCTAAAAAAACATGGTTTTTTCTTTCAAAAGCCAAGCGGATTTGGGAATAAACGCGAAATGCTAAGAGTTTGGAAGCAAGAATAATAAAACTATGTACCTTTGCGCAGCATAAAGCAGTGGTAAAAAAGAATTTTATTTTTTTTATACTTTTGATTTGGGGTTTACTCCTGCGTGTCGGATATTCCCAACAGGGAGAATTTGATAATCAGTTAGGTGAGTTGATTACCATTTACCAAAGTGCTAATCAAGATAAGCCGAATAAAGACACTAAAACGCTATACGATTTGCTCATTAGCACCCGAGAAGCAATAAACAACTATCAGCAAGATTCTACATACTTAAACTATAAAGAACTACAAAACCGAAATAACAATCTTCTGAAATATGCCAAACGATTTGATAGCGATAACGCCCGTAAGGTTATTTTCTGGTCAGAATCCCTGCGTGATTATCTTCTAAAAAACCCAAAATCCCCCGAAGAATTACCCCAACCGAATACAGAACAACCCAAAGAAAAAGATTATACCGCAAATACAGCCAACCAACCTAACCAGTCAGAAGAACAAGGCTCTATAATTGTACAATCCTCCCCCATTTCGAGAATCCCCGAAATGACAATTATTTACTTTTTATTTGGAATTATAATTTTACTATTCTGTATCACCTGGCTAAATGCCTTTGGAAGAAGAAAAAAGATACTCCAAGCCGTAGAGAAAAGACTAACAGAACAATCAAAATTGATTGAATCATTAGAAAAAAGACCCCAAATATCCCCCACCGAAATAATGACTACCCAATCTAAAGTAGTTGCAATCGAAACCAGCATAACTACTTTTTTTCAGGAAGTTGAAGCCAAAATAAATGTTCTGAATTCTAAAATAACAGAAGTTAATACGAAACAACTTGACTTTGGTAAAACGGTAATTACCGAGATAAACCAGATGAATACTTGGATACAAGAGATTCGGACTTCAACGGATCTCAAGATGCAGCAACTAACAGACAAAATCCACGCTATTGAATCCCTAAAAGCAGATTTAGATGCTGCTCCCATTTTAAAAGGAAAAGTCTTGCTGCCCTTAAACTCTTCCCTTCGAGAAACGATTTTAAAAATCGGTAGTGAATCAAATATACATTCTTTAACCCATTTATCACAAACCTTAGGTTTAAATAACCCTACTCAACAAGGGGACTTATACGCCATAGCTAGATTCGCCCAACTTTCTTATGTTGCCGCTATCAATGACGGGCAAGCAGCCTATAAACAATTGATTACCCAAATACGCCAATTAGAAGTTGATGTTGATGACCAGACCATAGGTCGCTCCCCGCATGCAGAACATTATGCCGATAATGTTACCATAGAAAACTACCGCGAAAGTGCACGATTAAAATCTTCCGAATTTCCTAACCAGCAACACGTTATATCCGAAATTCAACAAAGAATTTCACAAGGAAATATCGCAAAAGGAGCCATCGTTTATATCTTAATACCTTCCGTTTTTTACCTAAAGGACGGCTTAAAACTTATGGTTGCTCGGGGGATTTATATTTTAAATGCATAACAAGAAGATCCACGTAAATTTTAAATATGCCGTTTATACCTGTCAATATATCCAATGAAGATATTTTTATAGGCATTTGGAAAGTTGACCCCAGTGAAAATGAAGATTTCTTTAGAGAACGTTTAGTTCTGTTTGAATCTGAAGAAGAAAAGTTAGAACGAATCAAAGTGCCCGAAAAGCGTTTAGAATGGTTAGCAAGCCGCTTAGCACTCAAAACTTGTTTGCCATTTACAGATCCCTTAGAAGTAAAAAACACTTTAACGGGCGAGCCGACATCTCCTCATGTTGAAGGATATTTTTCTTTTTCGCACTGCCCCGGGTTTGGGGGCGGCGTTTATTCAAAAAAATATCGTGTCGGAATAGATTTAGAAGCACTCAAAACGACTCGCGATTTCGCCGTCAAAAGAATGTTTATGAACCCGACAGAATTAGATTGCTATAATAGTAACCCAGCACCAGAACGGTGGTTCTTCCTTGTATGGAGCTCCAAAGAAGCTCTCTATAAATGGTATTCTTGGCGGGAATTATCTTTTAGAAATCACTTAGCAATCCAGCCACAAAATAAAATTTCTGACAATGGGACAATCCAAGCAACGCTCCAAAAAGGATTGTTCAGCAAGGAAATCATTATTCATTACCAATTTTTTGAAACCGTACTTTTAACTTATTTGTTTACTGAAATCGAATGAAAGTAGTAGAACATTTAGCATTAGCCAAAAATCCGCATATTAGTGTTGAAATTATCCCCCCTAAGCGAGGTAGCAATATCCATCAACTGCATAAAGCAATAGAGAGCGTTTTACCGTATAAACCGGCCTTTATTGACATTACCAGCCATGCAGCAGAAGCCATTTTAGAAGAAATGCCGGACGGAACAATCAAGCGTAGAACCAAAAGAAAAAGTCCCGGCACTTTTGGGCTTTGTGCAGCTATTAAATATAAATACAACGTTGATCCCGTTCCACACCTACTTTGTAATGGCTTTACCCGTGAAGAAACCGAAGACGCCTTAATAGAACTGAATTATTTGGGGGTTGAAAATCTGCTCCTAATTCGTGGAGACGGCCAACCGCGCAGAGACCAAGTAGGTAGAACCGTCAATAATCACGCCTTAGATTTGGTAAAACAAGTAGCTAACATGAATAAAGGTATTTACCAAGATACTTTGATTGACGCTTACCCGTCAAATTTTTGCATCGGAGTGGCAGCTTATCCAGAAAAACACTTTGAGTCTCCTAACCTGAATTTTGATATTGATAATTTATTAGCCAAGCAAAATGCCGGTGCAGAATATGCCGTTTGCCAAATGTTTTTTAGTAATCAATACTATTTTGATTTTGTAGAACAAGCTCGTAAAAAGGGGGTTACAATTCCTATTTTGCCAGGACTTAAAATTTTAACCTCAAAAAAACAACTGCACTCAATACCTCGGTCGTTCTTTGTAAACCTACCCGAAGAATTAGTATCAGATATTTTAAATGCCACAAATGATAAAACCGTTTTAGAAATAGGTATTAACTGGGCATATCATCAATCTCTTGGGCTATTGGAAGCCGGCTTGAAAAATCTGCATTTTTATATTATGCAAAACACAAGCCCTTTTATTTCATTAATGAGCAAACTTTCCTCTAAATTATAGTATATTTTACTTTAATGTTATGCATTAACTACCTCACTATAAGAAATATTTAGAAATCTTTTAACTAATAAGGTTAAGTCTTTGAGTGATGCTATATTTCCTATTCGGATAACTAAATGACCATCATCTTCTTTTAGTTGAAGGTTAGGTAGTTTATCTAACTCAGCAAGTAGATTCGTAAATTGTTGTGAATTATAGAACTGGGTTTTATTTTGGTGAGGAAAAACCAATTTTGCAATTCCACTTTTTAATGTAATACGTTCAATTGATAGCTTTCTGGATAATTCCCTGATTCTCACTATGTCAAATAAACTCAAAACGGGTCTTGGAATCACCCCGAACCGATCTATCATATCTCTGGAAATCTGTTGAATATCAGTATCTCCCTGAGATTTGCTCAGCCGATTATAGAAATGTAATCTTTCAGATATGCTTTTTATGTATTCATCGGGGATATACATCTCTAAGTCAGCTTCAACAATACAATCTTTAGCATTAATATTTGCTTTAACGATAGCTTCTCCTTTATTGTTAATCAAGTCTTTAAAGCTTTCTTCTTTGATTTCAAGAATAGCTTCTTCTAATATTTTGTTGTATAGTTTATAGCCTATTTCGGATACGAATCCGGATTGTTCTGCACCGAGAATATCTCCATAGCCGCGAATATCTAAGTCGCGCATAGCAATATGAATCCCGCTGCCAATTTCCGAAAACTCTTCAATGGCAGCAAGCCTCTTACGAGCATCTGTACTAAGGATAGAAAGTGGTGGAGAAAATAAATAACAATGTGCTTTTTTATTTGAACGGCCTACCCTACCCCGCATCTGATGTAAATCACTCAGACCATACAAGTTAGCATCATAGATAATAATCGTATTAACGTTTGGAATATCTAAGCCCGACTCTATAATAGTGGTACTAACCAGAATATCATACTCTCTATTTATAAAATTCAGCATGATTTCTTCCACTTTTTCGCCGGACATTTGCCCGTGCGCGATGGCTATCCTGCTTTCCGGAGCTAACTCTAAAATCTTAGCAACTATTGATTCTAAATCTTGGATTCTGTTTTTTACAACAAAAACCTGCCCTTTTCGCCGTAATTCTACATCAATAGCATTACGTAAAACTTCTTCGTTATATGTAAATAATTGAGTATCAATTGGCTGTCTATTTGGTGGTGGTGTGTTAATCACCGACATATCCCGTACTCCCATAAGCGAAAACTGAAGTGTACGCGGAATTGGTGTTGCAGTTAAGGTTAGCGTATCAACATTTGAACGCAGGTTTTTTAGCTTTTCTTTTGCATTAACGCCAAATTTTTGTTCCTCATCAACGACTAAAAGCCCTAAGTCTTTGAAAATAACGTCTTTTGACAATATTCGGTGTGTCCCAATCAGTATGTCAATTTTTCCGTCTGCTAATTTTTTTAGTGTTTCTTTTATTTCTTTGGCTGATTTTAACCTACTTACGTAATCAATTGTAATGGGAAATTTTTGTAATCTTTCAGAAAATGTTTTGAAATGCTGTAGAGCTAAAACTGTTGTGGGCACTAAAATGGCTGTTTGTTTTCCGTCTATTGCAGCTTTAAATGCTGCACGGATTGCTATTTCTGTTTTTCCAAAACCTACGTCTGCACAGATGAGCCTATCCATTGGCGCGCTACTTTCCATGTCTTTTTTAACATCTTCATTAGCAGTAAATTGGTCTGGTGTATCTTCATATAAAAAGGAGGCTTCTAATTCTTTTTGCATATAGGTATCTGCCGAAAAGGCAAATCCGGGTTGGGCTTTTCTTTTAGCATAAAGAGATATTAAGTCAAAAGCCAACTCCTTAACGCGGCTTTTTACGCGGGATTTGGTTCGACTCCACTCTCCACTACCCAGTTTACTTAACTGCGGAGCAGCTCCTTCTGAACTTGAATACTTAGAAACCTCATGTAACCGGCTGATACTTAGATACAAAATATCATTATCTCGAAAAAAAAGTTTGATGGTTTCTTGCTCAATCTCTCCCTTTTTGATTTTTTCTAACCCTCCAAAACGGCCTATTCCGTATCCTTCATGCACCACATAATCTCCGGGTTTAAGTTCTATTAATTCTTTAATCGAAATTTTATTAGATTGCTGCCGTGCATATTTCGTTTTGGGTCGCTGATAACGTTCAAAAATCTGATGGTCAGTAAAACAGGCTATCTTTAACGCGCTATCTATAAAACCGGCATACAATTCTCCTATTCTTAAATGATAATTTATTTTGGGAGCTATTCCAGTCAAAATTTCTTGTAACCGATTAAACTGCTTTTCATTTTCCACCAATAGATATGTTTTAAAGTCTTTTTCGGCTAAGTTTTCTAACTCTTTGGCTAAGGCAGTCATATCTTTATTCAAAAGTGGCTGCGCATTTCCAGTAAATATTAAGGTTTCAGTATTTGGGGAAAGCGAAGTAAGGCTTCCGTATTCTATACAAACACGCTGATTAAAAATATCTTGAATAACTGCTGATGAAGCATAAACCTTATTTGGTTCTGATAAAAGGCTTGCCCCATTCGTTTTTTCTTGCTGCTGTTCATAATAAACCTGCGCAACTTCTAAATACTTATCTAATTCATGGTTAATATATTCAAAATTGTTAGCAAAGATTATTGTGTTATTGGGAAGATGATTTAAAAATGGAATATATTCTTCTTGATTTGAAATTTCCTGAAAATTAATCAGTAATGAAAATTCATTCGTACTGTGGATTGATAACTGCGTTTCTGCGTTAAAATAACGGATTTCGGAAACAGTATCTCCCTGAAATTCTAAACGAACAGGGAACTCATTTGCATAGCTGAAAATATCTACAATTCCTCCACGAACAGCAAATTGGCCGGGTTCGCTTACAAACGGAACTTCCTCAAAATGATACGATTCTAAAAGTTCTACAATAAAAGATATACCGCTATTTTCTCCAACCTGAATGCGAAAAATACTCTTTTGGAGCGTTTTTTTATTTAAAACCTTCTCACAAAGGGCACTTACATAGGTTACAATACAAAGGTTAGAATCGCCGGTAGTGTAAATTTCATTAATAGTTTCTCCTCTTCTGATAATATTTGCATTGTCAATTTTATCAACTTGATACGGTTTCTGAAACGTAGCCGGATAATAAAGCCATTTAAGAGATGGTTGCAAATAAGCTAAATCATTCAACAAATAAATAGCCTCTTCTTTATTATTGCAAATAACCAAAGTAGGTTGCTTAGAAATTTCTGTTACGGCAGCCAGTGCTATACTAAATTGACTACCTGAACAGCCATGCCAACGAAAAAAAACAGGCTCTTGGGTTAGTTTTTGGCAAAAATCTTGTATAAAAGTTGTATTTTGATAGTGAGATACTAACTCATTCATTTACAGTGTCTTGTTTGTTAGGAATAAAGGATAGTGCATATTCGCTTAAAGCTGTGATTGTAAGACTGGGATTTACGCCGATGTTACAAGGCACAATGGAACCGTCTAAAATAAAGAAATTTGGGTATCCCAAAACCTCCATTTTAGGGTTCACAACGCCTTGTTGGGTATCATTTCCCATAGGGCAGCCCCCTAAGATGTGAGCTGTTGTGGTCATATTAAACATTACTTCGGTAGCGGCGTTCATCGGTTTCCCACCGGTTACACGCGCATAATGATGCATAATCTCCTGACCCTTAGGGATAAAGGCAGGTACTTTCTCATCTTGGTTAGGTTCTAAGGTTATTCTTCCGCCCAAAATCCCTTTTTTGAAAACCATACGCATTTTAGTATCTATATTTTGCATAACCAGCAAAATAATAGTGTTGTTTTCTATCTTGCTTTTAAATAGTAGTTTGAAATAAGAAAAAGGATTTAAGAGTAAATTTCCCAAAAACTTAATTGGTCGTATCCATGGGTGGGCATCACCGGTAGCCGGTATTGCTAAACGTGCCATCAAGCCTGAGCCTTCCGGATATTTAACTACTTCTATATGAGTGTGTTCATCGGCATTAAAGGCCGAAGAAATAGCAATACCGTTATTTACTTTCTGAGGAATATCGGTAATTCCGCAGAGCATTTCGGAGTTGGTACGAATCCCAAACCCCAATTTTTCAGAAAGTTTTGTTAGCGTTTGGTACTTATATTTCTGTTTGAGTAATAAATCTTGTGTGCCGAGTGTACCTGCACTGCAAATTAAGCCTCGAGTTAAAATTATACCAGACTTTTTGGATGTTGTTGATTTCCAATATATTTTGTAAATATTATCTTGATATTCTATTTTCCAAGCGTATGATTCAGCTTGGATAATAGTGCCCTTTTTTTCGGCAAAATATAGATAATTTTTGTCAAGAGTATTTTTTGCGTTATAGCGGCAGCCCACCATACAGCCTGCGCAAGCTGTGCATCCGGTTCGTAGAGGTCCTTCACCGTTGAAATAAGGGTCAGTCGGTTTATCAGTTGGGCCAAAATATACTCCAACATCTAACGAATGGTAATAAGATTCACGATTTAACTCTGTTGCCACTTTTTTAAGTGCTTCATCTTCAGCACCTAAGAGTGGGTTTTTAGTTACGCCTAACATTCTACGGGCTTCGGCATAATGGGGAGCTAATGTTGTTTCCCAATCTCCCAGATGAGCCCAAACCGGATTTTTGTAAAATGCCTGCGGAGGCATGAATAAGGTATTTCCATAAACCAGACTTCCGCCGCCTACTCCTGTCCCACTCAATACAAAGAGTCTCTTGAAAAATGTAAGCTGCTGAAAACCAAAGAATTTTAATTTAGGGAACCATAAGAATTTTGCGGCTTTCCAATTTGATTCTGGAAAGTC belongs to Bacteroidia bacterium and includes:
- a CDS encoding GMC family oxidoreductase N-terminal domain-containing protein; protein product: MLKRNNLENVYDYVVIGSGFGGSVSAMRLSEKGYSVLVLEKGKRWKQEDFPESNWKAAKFLWFPKLKFFGFQQLTFFKRLFVLSGTGVGGGSLVYGNTLFMPPQAFYKNPVWAHLGDWETTLAPHYAEARRMLGVTKNPLLGAEDEALKKVATELNRESYYHSLDVGVYFGPTDKPTDPYFNGEGPLRTGCTACAGCMVGCRYNAKNTLDKNYLYFAEKKGTIIQAESYAWKIEYQDNIYKIYWKSTTSKKSGIILTRGLICSAGTLGTQDLLLKQKYKYQTLTKLSEKLGFGIRTNSEMLCGITDIPQKVNNGIAISSAFNADEHTHIEVVKYPEGSGLMARLAIPATGDAHPWIRPIKFLGNLLLNPFSYFKLLFKSKIENNTIILLVMQNIDTKMRMVFKKGILGGRITLEPNQDEKVPAFIPKGQEIMHHYARVTGGKPMNAATEVMFNMTTTAHILGGCPMGNDTQQGVVNPKMEVLGYPNFFILDGSIVPCNIGVNPSLTITALSEYALSFIPNKQDTVNE